One genomic segment of Coffea arabica cultivar ET-39 chromosome 6e, Coffea Arabica ET-39 HiFi, whole genome shotgun sequence includes these proteins:
- the LOC113695527 gene encoding senescence-specific cysteine protease SAG39-like produces MAWTFNSMLITAAFLLLAMLASQATARSLHEASLTEKHEQWMVEHGRVYKDEAEKAKRFKIFKETVEYIEAFNKAGNKSYVLGINRFSDLTNEEFLSASTGYNYKPRKDVSQGTSFRYADVSDAPPSMNWRQKGAVTGVKDQAACGCCWAFSTVAAVEGIHKLKAGELISLSEQQLVDCDTSSNHGCSGGRMDSAFNFIASNGIATESEYPYQGADGTCNNDQGAVQITGYEDVPQNNEDALLQAVSKQPVSVGIEGSGMDFKNYKSGVFSGDCGNNLDHAVTLVGYGTSEDGTKYWLAKNSWGTSWGEDGYMRLQRDTGAPEGLCGIASQASYPTA; encoded by the exons ATGGCTTGGACATTCAATTCTATGCTGATTACTGCCGCATTCTTACTGCTGGCGATGTTGGCTTCTCAGGCTACGGCCCGGAGCTTGCATGAAGCCTCATTGACTGAAAAGCACGAGCAGTGGATGGTTGAACACGGACGGGTTTACAAGGATGAGGCAGAGAAGGCAAAGCgattcaagattttcaaggaaACTGTGGAGTACATTGAGGCCTTCAACAAGGCTGGGAACAAGTCTTACGTGCTGGGCATTAACCGATTTTCTGACCTGACAAACGAAGAGTTCCTATCAGCCAGCACTGGGTACAACTACAAACCAAGGAAAGACGTATCTCAAGGAACTTCATTCAGGTATGCAGATGTCAGTGACGCTCCGCCTTCCATGAACTGGAGACAGAAAGGTGCTGTCACTGGAGTCAAGGACCAGGCAGCTTGTG GATGTTGTTGGGCTTTTTCAACTGTTGCAGCCGTAGAAGGAATTCATAAACTCAAAGCCGGTGAGCTAATCTCGCTGTCTGAGCAACAGCTTGTTGACTGTGATACTAGTAGTAATCATGGCTGCAGTGGAGGTCGCATGGATAGTGCATTTAATTTCATTGCTAGCAATGGCATCGCCACTGAATCCGAGTACCCATATCAAGGAGCTGATGGCACTTGCAATAACGACCAAGGAGCTGTCCAGATCACAGGTTATGAAGATGTCCCTCAGAATAACGAGGATGCTCTTCTGCAGGCCGTGTCTAAACAACCCGTATCAGTTGGCATTGAAGGCAGCGGCATGGACTTCAAAAACTATAAAAGCGGCGTTTTCTCCGGCGATTGTGGGAATAACTTGGACCATGCCGTGACACTAGTTGGATACGGTACAAGTGAGGATGGAACCAAGTATTGGTTGGCTAAGAATTCCTGGGGAACTAGCTGGGGTGAGGATGGGTACATGCGCCTTCAGAGAGACACTGGTGCTCCAGAAGGCCTTTGTGGCATCGCCAGCCAGGCTTCTTATCCCACTGCTTAG
- the LOC113695528 gene encoding senescence-specific cysteine protease SAG39-like — MKTGIKHKVINVLAYETYFRTLKDSSRLQCAKGWAVVSWRRRAETYYTGGYSNQHGEANRYKIFKENVEYIESFNKEGTKSYKLGINQFADLTNEEFRTTSNKYKQWRECKGTLFRYENVSAVPASMDWRKKGAVTGIKDQGQCGCCWAFSAVAAMEGIHQLKTGKLISLSEQELVDCDTAGEDQGCNGGLMDDAFTFIINNKGLTTEANYPYQAVDGTCNTNKEAKPAAKITGYEDVPANNEAALLKAVANQPVSVAIDASGNDFQFYSSGVFTGDCGTEFDHGVTAVGYGTSSDGTKYWLVKNSWGTSWCENGYILMQRDIEAKEGLCGIAMQASYPTS; from the exons ATGAAAACCGGGATAAAGCACAAGGTCATAAATGTGCTGGCTTATGAAACCTATTTTAGAACACTGAAAG ATTCGAGTAGACTACAGTGTGCAAAAGGTTGGGCTGTTGTATCCTGGAGGCGACGTGCTGAGACCTACTACACCGGAGGATACTCC AACCAACATGGAGAGGCCAACAGGTACAAAATTTTCAAGGAAAATGTGGAATATATCGAGTCATTCAACAAGGAAGGAACTAAGTCTTACAAGCTTGGCATTAACCAATTTGCTGATTTGACCAATGAGGAGTTTCGAACAACTAGCAACAAGTACAAGCAGTGGAGGGAATGTAAAGGAACCTTGTTCAGGTATGAAAATGTTAGTGCAGTTCCAGCTTCCATGGACTGGAGAAAGAAGGGTGCAGTCACAGGGATTAAGGACCAAGGCCAATGTG GTTGTTGCTGGGCATTTTCAGCAGTCGCAGCCATGGAAGGAATTCACCAGCTTAAAACTGGCAAGTTGATCTCCTTGTCTGAGCAAGAGCTTGTGGATTGTGACACTGCTGGTGAAGATCAAGGCTGCAATGGAGGTCTCATGGATGATGCATTTACCTTCATAATCAACAACAAAGGTCTTACTACTGAAGCCAATTATCCATATCAAGCAGTTGATGGAACTTGCAATACAAACAAAGAAGCTAAGCCTGCTGCCAAAATCACTGGATATGAAGATGTCCCTGCAAACAATGAGGCTGCACTTTTGAAGGCTGTGGCCAATCAACCTGTTTCAGTTGCCATTGATGCTAGTGGCAATGACTTCCAATTCTATTCAAGCGGCGTTTTCACTGGTGATTGTGGGACTGAATTTGACCATGGTGTGACAGCCGTCGGGTATGGTACAAGCTCTGATGGAACCAAATATTGGTTGGTTAAGAATTCTTGGGGAACTAGCTGGTGTGAGAATGGATACATCCTGATGCAAAGAGATATTGAAGCTAAAGAAGGCCTCTGTGGCATTGCGATGCAAGCTTCTTACCCTACTTCTTAA